One window of Gloeothece citriformis PCC 7424 genomic DNA carries:
- a CDS encoding RNA-guided endonuclease InsQ/TnpB family protein translates to MLVFEFKCKATKQQYQAIDEAIRIGQFIRNKCLRYWMDASREKKVNYAVLCQIIPDLCKEFPFAEKLNSMARQASAERTWFAVSRFFDNCKKKVPGKKGYPKFKKHSRSVEYKTSGYKISDERKYLTITDKTGIGKLKLIGSHNLSFYDNKLIKRVRLIRRADGYYAQFCIDFSREELLPSTGKIVGIDVGITSFYTDSNGNKVDNPKYLRKSEKRLKKAQRRLSKRFKKGKQQSKRYHKQRNKVAKIHLKVSRQRKDFAVKTAKTLICSNDAVVYEELKIKNMVKNRKLSKSISDASWSIFTNWLDYFGKIHGRYVESVAPHFTSQNCSTCGEIVKKSLSVRTHICSCGCVLDRDENAAVNILRKVFPNTAGQAGIYAQGQTDLCLISESLLDKLTG, encoded by the coding sequence ATGCTAGTTTTTGAGTTTAAGTGCAAGGCAACAAAACAACAGTATCAAGCCATAGATGAAGCTATCCGTATAGGGCAGTTCATCAGAAACAAGTGCTTAAGGTACTGGATGGATGCCTCCAGAGAAAAAAAGGTAAATTATGCTGTTTTATGCCAAATAATCCCCGATCTTTGTAAGGAGTTTCCTTTTGCTGAAAAATTAAACTCAATGGCTAGACAAGCTTCTGCTGAACGTACTTGGTTTGCCGTTTCAAGATTTTTTGATAATTGCAAAAAGAAAGTACCAGGCAAAAAGGGATACCCTAAATTCAAAAAACATTCTCGTTCTGTTGAGTATAAAACTTCAGGCTATAAAATTTCTGATGAGCGAAAATACTTAACAATAACTGATAAAACTGGTATAGGAAAACTTAAGCTTATCGGTAGTCATAATTTAAGTTTCTACGACAATAAATTAATTAAAAGAGTCAGATTAATTAGACGTGCTGATGGCTATTATGCCCAGTTTTGTATTGACTTTAGCCGTGAGGAGTTATTGCCTTCAACTGGTAAGATAGTTGGTATAGATGTAGGAATTACTTCTTTTTATACTGACTCCAATGGAAATAAAGTTGATAACCCCAAATACCTAAGAAAGTCAGAAAAGCGTCTTAAAAAAGCTCAAAGAAGGTTGTCTAAACGTTTTAAGAAAGGTAAACAACAATCCAAACGATACCATAAACAAAGAAATAAAGTAGCTAAGATACATCTTAAAGTTTCTAGACAGCGTAAAGACTTTGCTGTAAAAACAGCTAAGACGTTAATCTGCTCTAACGATGCAGTAGTCTATGAAGAACTTAAGATTAAAAATATGGTGAAAAATAGAAAACTATCTAAAAGTATTAGTGATGCTAGTTGGTCTATTTTCACTAATTGGTTAGATTACTTTGGCAAAATTCATGGGAGATATGTTGAGTCTGTAGCACCTCATTTCACTTCTCAAAATTGTTCTACTTGTGGTGAAATTGTCAAAAAATCATTATCAGTTAGAACTCATATTTGTAGCTGTGGATGTGTATTAGATAGAGATGAAAATGCCGCTGTAAATATATTAAGAAAAGTTTTTCCAAATACTGCTGGGCAAGCAGGAATCTACGCTCAGGGACAGACCGACCTCTGTTTAATAAGTGAAAGCTTATTAGATAAGTTGACTGGATGA
- a CDS encoding acetyl ornithine aminotransferase family protein, which yields MLNISTSQTLPQVPKLITPLPGKRASELINRDNAVTSPSYTRDYPLVVARGQGCMIEDVDGNVFLDMTAGIAVTATGHCHPQVVEAIQYQSTQLVHMSGTDFYYAPMVDLAEKLAEKAPFPTPVTGSRAKVFFTNSGAESTECAIKLARYYTGRSRLIAFLGAFHGRTYGAMSLTGSKRVQRQGFGPLVPGVTHIPYGTHAGLDDLEEKLFTSIVPPDEVAAIMVEPIQGEGGYLVPEDGFLERIRSICDRYGILMIVDEVQAGMGRTGKLFAIEHWGIMPDMITLAKGIASGLPLGAVLSRPELMTWPPGSHATTFGGNPIACAAGKVTLDLLEGGLMENATQRGEELLLGLTQLSQRFDRLSLPRGKGLMIGIDLLDREGNLDPVLRNYVLNEAFYRGLLLLGCGKAAIRFCPPLVISGEQIEVALKILAEILEEVVRR from the coding sequence ATGCTGAATATCTCAACTTCACAGACATTACCTCAAGTCCCTAAACTCATCACCCCCTTACCCGGAAAACGCGCATCCGAACTCATCAACCGGGATAACGCCGTGACATCCCCCTCCTACACCCGGGATTATCCCCTAGTGGTGGCGCGAGGACAAGGGTGCATGATCGAAGATGTGGACGGAAATGTATTCTTAGATATGACCGCCGGAATTGCAGTCACGGCCACCGGCCACTGTCATCCCCAAGTTGTAGAAGCCATTCAATACCAATCAACTCAACTGGTTCATATGTCGGGGACTGACTTTTATTATGCCCCAATGGTGGATTTAGCGGAAAAATTAGCCGAAAAAGCCCCTTTTCCTACTCCTGTAACCGGTTCTCGCGCTAAAGTTTTCTTTACTAATTCCGGGGCCGAGTCCACCGAATGCGCCATTAAACTTGCTCGTTATTATACCGGTAGATCCCGTCTGATTGCCTTTTTAGGGGCGTTTCATGGGCGGACTTATGGGGCGATGTCCTTAACCGGTTCAAAAAGGGTACAGCGTCAAGGGTTCGGCCCTCTCGTTCCGGGGGTGACTCATATTCCCTATGGTACTCATGCCGGGTTGGATGATTTAGAAGAGAAACTCTTTACCAGTATCGTCCCTCCTGATGAAGTGGCCGCGATTATGGTTGAACCGATTCAAGGAGAAGGGGGGTATCTCGTTCCAGAAGATGGGTTTTTAGAGAGAATTCGCTCAATTTGCGATCGCTATGGCATCCTCATGATTGTGGATGAAGTGCAAGCCGGGATGGGAAGAACGGGTAAACTTTTTGCGATCGAACATTGGGGAATTATGCCGGATATGATTACTTTAGCAAAAGGGATCGCCAGTGGGTTGCCTTTGGGTGCGGTGTTATCTCGTCCAGAATTGATGACATGGCCGCCGGGTTCTCATGCTACCACTTTCGGCGGTAATCCGATCGCTTGTGCGGCAGGAAAGGTGACTTTAGACCTTTTAGAAGGGGGGTTAATGGAAAATGCGACTCAACGAGGAGAGGAATTATTATTAGGATTAACTCAACTTTCTCAACGGTTTGATCGTCTTTCTTTACCGAGAGGAAAAGGGTTAATGATTGGAATTGATTTGTTAGATAGGGAGGGAAATTTAGATCCGGTTTTACGAAATTATGTTCTGAATGAGGCGTTTTATCGCGGGTTGTTGCTTCTGGGATGCGGAAAGGCTGCCATTCGATTTTGTCCTCCTTTGGTTATTAGTGGGGAACAAATTGAAGTGGCTTTGAAAATTTTGGCTGAGATTTTGGAGGAAGTTGTCCGCAGATGA
- a CDS encoding glycosyltransferase family 2 protein — MTANPEQIELSVVVPLYNEELNIDTLFDRLLSTLNELHLTYEIVCIDDGSRDNTLDRLIEYHFRHPLIKVVALSRNFGKEIALTAGIDHAQGNAIVPIDADLQDPPELIGQLLDKWREGYEVVYARRRVRQGESWLKRFTANAFYRVIAKISRVSIPRDTGDFRLLDRRVVEALKQMPERTRFMKGLFAWVGFKQTYILYDRSPRYKGKTTWNYWKLWNFALDGITSFSLVPLKVWSYLGLVLSILAFIYASFLVARTLIFGIDVPGYASLMVTVLFIGGVQLITLGIIGEYLGRVYEEVKQRPLYLVRQSHGFIDHSLPQTSATLSIKHSKVNS; from the coding sequence ATGACCGCTAATCCAGAGCAAATAGAATTATCTGTCGTTGTCCCTTTGTATAATGAAGAATTAAATATAGATACCCTGTTTGACCGCTTATTATCGACTTTAAATGAGCTTCATCTCACCTATGAAATTGTCTGTATCGATGATGGAAGTCGAGATAACACCTTAGACCGTTTAATAGAATATCACTTTCGTCATCCTTTGATCAAAGTGGTTGCTCTTTCCCGCAATTTTGGTAAAGAAATTGCCCTCACCGCCGGGATCGATCATGCTCAAGGTAATGCTATTGTACCTATAGATGCCGATCTTCAAGACCCTCCCGAACTTATCGGCCAACTGCTTGATAAATGGCGTGAAGGGTATGAGGTGGTTTATGCGAGACGACGAGTCAGACAGGGGGAAAGTTGGTTAAAACGCTTTACCGCTAATGCTTTTTATCGAGTTATTGCTAAAATTAGTCGTGTTTCTATTCCTCGTGATACCGGTGACTTCCGTTTACTTGATAGACGAGTTGTCGAAGCACTTAAACAAATGCCGGAACGAACTCGCTTTATGAAGGGTCTTTTTGCTTGGGTTGGGTTTAAACAAACTTATATTCTTTACGATCGTTCTCCTCGCTACAAAGGAAAAACTACCTGGAATTATTGGAAACTCTGGAATTTTGCTTTAGATGGGATTACCTCTTTTAGTTTAGTTCCCTTGAAGGTTTGGAGTTATTTAGGATTAGTTTTATCGATATTAGCCTTTATTTATGCTAGCTTTTTAGTGGCTCGAACTTTAATTTTTGGAATTGATGTCCCTGGATACGCTTCTTTAATGGTTACGGTTTTATTTATTGGCGGAGTACAATTAATTACGTTAGGAATTATTGGGGAATATTTAGGCCGTGTCTATGAAGAGGTTAAGCAACGTCCCCTCTATTTAGTTCGACAATCTCATGGGTTTATCGATCATTCTTTACCCCAAACTTCAGCAACTTTATCGATTAAACACTCAAAAGTTAACAGTTAA
- a CDS encoding peptidase A2 — MIIYPYPKINNKYIPIIDIQLRNLENPNLTVKDVGLLDTGADSTLVPLSLISKLNVLILKDKRLTNFSGIGNRKIIGVPYRLSVSLDTINYFNTIVYGCAENDTQGIIIIGRNILNRFSITFDGINKQIIINP, encoded by the coding sequence ATGATTATTTATCCCTATCCCAAGATCAACAACAAATATATTCCCATTATCGACATCCAACTGAGAAATCTTGAAAATCCTAATTTAACAGTAAAAGATGTTGGTTTATTGGACACGGGAGCAGATAGTACGCTAGTTCCTTTGTCTTTAATTTCAAAATTAAATGTTTTAATCTTAAAAGATAAAAGATTAACTAATTTCTCTGGAATTGGTAATCGAAAAATAATCGGTGTTCCTTACCGACTTTCTGTAAGCCTAGATACTATTAATTATTTCAATACCATAGTTTATGGTTGTGCAGAAAATGATACTCAAGGAATTATTATTATTGGTAGAAACATTCTCAATAGATTTAGTATCACTTTTGACGGAATTAATAAACAAATCATCATTAACCCTTAA
- a CDS encoding DUF1338 domain-containing protein, which yields MNYSELAGQLWDCLWEVYRQRVIYARIYEQMIEEAGGRVKNDHIAFRSLRLTIKSEQGEINLGIPYLAQVVEKLGYVVKGEYHFPDSHLYACHYQHPEQDVYDLPKLFISELIVDELPDSIAQQIKETVETGNFFKLDQVSFDGEKEQVLTQLQQVFTRPWTVPKRSIIQGVNEVSQYGAWVLIHGYGVNHFTGYVNHQNTSKYPDIETTAKGLADLGVPMKATIEGSLGSGLRQTATHAVTEMVTVKEDTTGELIQIPWTYAYYEIAERNIIEVEASKRILFEGFLDAQAKNLFEMTRKS from the coding sequence ATGAATTATTCTGAATTAGCTGGTCAATTGTGGGATTGTTTGTGGGAAGTTTATCGACAACGGGTAATTTATGCCCGAATTTATGAACAGATGATTGAAGAGGCGGGGGGTAGAGTGAAAAATGATCATATTGCTTTCCGTTCTCTTCGTCTTACGATTAAGAGTGAGCAAGGGGAGATTAATTTAGGGATTCCTTATCTCGCTCAAGTGGTTGAAAAGTTGGGCTATGTTGTTAAGGGGGAATATCATTTTCCGGATTCTCATTTGTACGCCTGTCATTATCAACATCCTGAACAAGATGTTTATGATTTACCGAAGTTGTTTATCAGTGAGTTAATTGTTGATGAGTTACCGGATTCTATCGCCCAACAGATTAAAGAAACGGTTGAGACTGGCAATTTTTTTAAGTTAGATCAAGTCAGTTTTGACGGGGAAAAAGAACAGGTCTTAACTCAACTTCAACAGGTGTTTACTCGTCCTTGGACTGTTCCTAAACGCTCTATTATACAAGGGGTTAATGAAGTGTCTCAATATGGCGCTTGGGTGTTAATTCATGGCTATGGGGTTAATCATTTTACAGGATATGTTAATCATCAAAATACTTCTAAATATCCTGATATTGAAACGACGGCTAAAGGGTTAGCAGATTTGGGTGTACCCATGAAAGCGACAATTGAGGGAAGTTTAGGGAGTGGGTTAAGACAAACTGCTACCCATGCAGTTACAGAGATGGTAACAGTAAAAGAGGATACCACAGGAGAATTAATTCAGATTCCTTGGACTTATGCCTATTACGAAATAGCAGAACGCAATATAATAGAAGTAGAAGCCAGTAAAAGGATTCTCTTTGAAGGGTTTCTTGATGCTCAGGCTAAGAATTTATTTGAAATGACTCGGAAAAGTTAG
- a CDS encoding PIN/TRAM domain-containing protein, translating into MFDAIIILLFVIAAASAGFSSVDLLPLGVKEQISNMDALRWLTAGFTSILGLAIGLVAQTTYRRLEMKIRNTAIEVLLTRALGLIIGLLIANLMLAPIFLLPIPKEFSFIKPLMAILGSVMFSYLGISLADMHGRTFLRLINPNSIESMLVAQGTLQPASTKIIDTSCIIDGRIEQLLDTGFIEGQILVPQFILQELQQLADGSNDQKRVRGRRGLDILNRIQQSYPDRIVIHPADYEEITTVDAKLVHLAQEINGILLTNDYNLSKVANLQRVMILNVNDLAQAVRPIYLPGDTLDLKILKQGKEPTQGIGYLEDGTMVVVEEGKDYVGGELRVIVTSALQTSAGRMIFAKPQTSLMAS; encoded by the coding sequence ATGTTTGATGCAATTATAATTTTATTATTTGTCATAGCTGCTGCTAGTGCCGGTTTCAGTAGTGTTGATTTACTTCCCTTAGGGGTAAAAGAGCAAATTTCTAATATGGACGCTTTGCGGTGGTTAACTGCCGGTTTTACCTCTATTTTAGGGTTAGCAATTGGATTAGTCGCCCAAACCACCTACCGCCGCCTAGAAATGAAAATCCGTAATACCGCGATCGAGGTATTATTAACCCGGGCCCTAGGGTTAATTATTGGGTTATTAATTGCTAATTTAATGTTAGCACCGATTTTTCTGTTGCCGATTCCCAAAGAATTCTCCTTTATTAAGCCATTAATGGCGATTTTAGGGAGTGTGATGTTTTCTTATTTGGGGATAAGTTTGGCAGATATGCACGGACGAACCTTTCTCCGCTTAATTAACCCCAACAGTATTGAATCGATGTTAGTTGCACAGGGAACTCTCCAACCTGCCTCGACTAAAATTATTGATACCAGTTGTATTATTGACGGACGAATTGAACAACTGTTAGATACTGGATTTATCGAAGGACAAATTTTAGTGCCTCAGTTTATCTTACAGGAATTACAACAGTTAGCCGATGGCAGCAACGATCAAAAGCGAGTCAGGGGAAGACGAGGACTCGATATTCTCAACCGCATTCAACAATCTTATCCCGATCGCATCGTGATTCATCCGGCTGATTATGAAGAGATTACAACAGTGGATGCTAAATTAGTTCATCTAGCGCAAGAAATCAATGGGATTTTATTGACCAATGATTATAACTTGAGCAAAGTGGCCAATTTACAAAGAGTCATGATTCTCAATGTAAATGATTTAGCGCAGGCGGTGCGTCCCATTTATTTACCTGGGGATACCTTAGATTTAAAAATCCTCAAACAAGGAAAAGAACCGACTCAGGGCATTGGCTACCTAGAAGATGGCACAATGGTAGTGGTAGAAGAAGGAAAAGACTATGTTGGGGGAGAATTACGAGTTATTGTGACTTCTGCGTTGCAAACCTCCGCCGGGCGAATGATCTTTGCTAAACCTCAAACCTCCCTAATGGCATCATGA
- the hemW gene encoding radical SAM family heme chaperone HemW, producing MNEALTVRKTGQKTAISSTVNGGVPRSAYIHIPFCRRRCYYCDFPISVLGNKTDINTSAMIKNYVEVLCQEICATPALGQPLETVFFGGGTPSLLPVPYLKQILTVLSQHFGITSEAEISLEIDPGTFTEDQLQGYLQAGVNRVSLGVQSFDDRLLQICGRFHTQKDIFTAVDVIRRLEVPNFSLDLISGLPHQTLEQWQYSLTQAIIIAPNHLSCYDLVLEPVTAFGKFYQPGEKPLPSDEMTAKMYRTAQQFLTQAGFNHYEVSNYGQPGYQCRHNRVYWENRAYYGFGMGAASYVNLQRFTRPKTRREYYTWVEQLIDSQGKIDCSPTPSGDQLLETLMLGLRLAEGVDLSVLTQQYGEAILNAICQSLSPYSRQGWIEGIDQQGKKLDFKDINDFYRLKRIRLTDPDGFLFSNTILSTLFKNLSELECLEV from the coding sequence ATGAACGAAGCACTTACAGTCAGAAAAACAGGTCAAAAAACCGCCATTTCATCAACAGTAAATGGAGGAGTTCCTCGTTCTGCTTATATTCATATTCCCTTTTGTCGTCGTCGTTGTTATTACTGTGATTTTCCGATTTCGGTACTGGGCAATAAAACCGATATCAATACTTCGGCTATGATTAAAAACTATGTCGAGGTACTCTGTCAAGAAATTTGCGCCACTCCCGCTTTAGGACAACCCTTAGAAACGGTATTTTTTGGGGGGGGAACTCCATCCCTATTACCTGTTCCCTATTTAAAGCAAATTCTAACCGTTTTATCACAACACTTTGGCATAACTTCAGAGGCAGAAATTTCTTTAGAAATTGATCCGGGGACGTTTACTGAAGACCAATTACAAGGGTATCTACAGGCAGGAGTCAACCGTGTCAGTCTAGGGGTACAATCTTTTGACGATCGATTATTACAAATTTGTGGCCGCTTTCATACTCAAAAAGATATTTTTACGGCTGTTGATGTCATTCGTCGTTTAGAAGTTCCTAACTTCAGTTTAGATCTGATTTCAGGTTTACCCCATCAAACCCTCGAACAATGGCAATATTCTCTCACTCAGGCCATTATAATTGCCCCTAACCATCTTTCCTGCTATGACTTAGTCTTAGAACCCGTTACCGCTTTTGGAAAATTTTATCAACCCGGAGAAAAACCCCTCCCAAGCGATGAAATGACTGCCAAAATGTATCGTACAGCACAGCAATTTTTAACCCAAGCTGGCTTTAATCATTATGAAGTTTCTAACTATGGTCAACCCGGTTATCAATGTCGCCATAATCGAGTTTATTGGGAAAATCGAGCTTATTATGGGTTTGGAATGGGAGCAGCAAGTTATGTTAATTTACAACGATTTACCCGTCCTAAAACTCGCCGAGAGTATTATACTTGGGTCGAGCAATTAATCGACTCCCAGGGGAAAATTGATTGTTCACCGACCCCATCCGGAGATCAATTATTAGAAACGTTAATGTTAGGATTACGATTAGCTGAGGGGGTAGATTTATCGGTTTTAACTCAACAGTATGGAGAAGCAATATTAAATGCAATTTGCCAAAGTTTATCCCCCTATTCTCGTCAAGGATGGATAGAAGGAATTGATCAACAGGGAAAGAAACTGGATTTTAAGGATATTAACGATTTTTACCGACTAAAACGGATTAGATTAACCGATCCTGACGGGTTTCTGTTTTCTAACACAATTTTGTCCACTTTATTTAAAAATCTAAGCGAACTTGAATGTTTAGAGGTTTAA